The window GGGATCGCGGTCTGGGCGGCGTTCCCGCTCATCGAGGCCGAACTCTGGGTCGGGTTGGCGGTCCTGCTGGCGACCACCGCCGGCCTCTTCTACCTCTACCTGACGCCCCGGCACATCCCCGTCAAGTACCTGATCCCGGGCACGCTCTTCCTGGTGGCGTTCCAGATCATCCCGGTGCTCTACACCGCGAGCACCGCCTTCACGAACTTCGGCGACGGCCACCGGGGCAGCAAGGACGACGCCATCGTCGCCATCCAGAGCGGCTCGGTGACGCAGGTCCCCGGCTCGGTCCAGTACCCGCTGACCGTCGCCACGAAGGGCGACCCGGCCACCGGCGCGCTGGTCTTCCTGGTCACCGACCCGCAGACGAACACCGTCTCCGTCGGCGACACCGAGGGCCTGCGCCCGCTCGACGCCGGCAGCGTCACCGTCGCGCCGGGCGGCAAGGTCACCGCCGCCGACGGCTACCAGATCCTCAACTTCGGCGAGGCCAGCACGCGGAGCAAGGACATCACCGACATGGTGGTGCCGACCTCCGGGGGCGCGCTGCGCTCGTCCGGCCTGTCGCGCGCCTACGAGGGCAAGGCGGTCCGGGCGTACGACGCGGGCTGCGACTGCATCCGCGACAGCGAGACCGGTAAGACCTGGACCGCCGACGGGAAGGTCGGCTCCTTCGTCGCCGCGGACGGCGAGACGCTGGCCCAGGGCTGGCAGGTCAACGTCGGGCTGCGCAACTTCGCCGACGTGCTCACCGACCCGGCCATCTCCGGCCCGTTCTTCAGCACGCTGATCTGGAACTTCGCCTTCGCGCTCGGTTCCACCGGCTTCACGTTCCTGCTCGGCATGGGCATCGCGCTGGCGCTGCACTCGCCCCGGATGCGGGGCACGAACTTCTACCGGGTGCTGCTGATCCTGCCCTACGCCATGCCGTCCTTCGCGATGCTGCTGGTCTGGCGGGACATGTTCAACACCGACTTCGGCCTGATCAACAACCTGTTCGGGCTGGGGGTGGACTGGTTCGGCGAGACCTGGTCGGCCCGGCTCGCGGTGCTGCTGGTGCAACTCTGGCTCGGCTACCCGTACATGTTCCTGGTGACGACCGGCGCGTTGCAGGCCATCCCACGTGAGCTGACCGAGGCCACCTCGGTCGACGGGGCGTCGCCGTTCCAGTCGTTCCGCGCGGTGACCATGCCGCTGCTGCTGGTGGCGATCTCGCCGCTGCTGATCGCGTCCTTCGCGTACAACTTCAACAACTTCAACGCGATCCAGTTCGTCACCGAGGGCGGACCGTTCCCGGCGGACAACCCGACGGCCGGCGCCACCGACCTGCTGATCACCTACACCTACCGGCTGGCCTTCGGCGCCCAGGGCGCCGAGTACGGACTGGCCGCCGCTGTCTCGATCTTCATCTTCGCGATCGTGGCGACGGTGTCGGCGATCAGCTTCTCCCGGACCCGCAAGCAGGAGGAGGTGTACTCGTGAGCACCCGCACCGAAGCGCCCGTCGCCAACCGCAACGCGACCGGACGGCGGAACCGCTGGTTCGCCCAGGTGGGATGGCGGCACCTGGTCGGCATCCTGGCGGTGGCGTTCAGTCTCTTCCCGATCCTGTTCGTCGTCTCGGCGGCGCTCAACCCGCTCGGCACGCTCTCCTCCACGGAGCTGGTGCCGACCGGTGCCTCGCTGGAGAACTTCACCAACCTCTTCGAGCGGACCGCCTTCGGTCGCTGGTTCCTCAACTCGCTGCTCCTGGCGGGGGTGGCCAGCTTCGCGTCGATCTTCCTGTCGGCGCTGGCGGCGTACGCCTTCTCCCGGATGCGCTTCGCCGGCCGCCGCGTCGGGCTGCTCTCCCTGCTGCTGATCCAGATGTTCCCGCAGTTCCTGGCGATCGTGGCGATCTTCCTGATCTTCACGAAGGTCACCGAACTGTGGCCGGTGATCGGCTTCAACACCCCGTGGGGTCTCTTCCTGCTCTACATGGGTGCCGCCCTCGGCGCGAACACCTGGCTGATGAAGGGCTTCTTCGACACGCTGCCGAAGGAGCTGGACGAGTCCGCCACCATGGACGGCGCCTCGCACGCCCAGATCTTCTTCCGGATCATGCTGCCGCTGGTGGCGCCGATCCTGGCGGTGACCGGCCTGCTCGCCTTCATCGGTTCGATCAACGAGTTCGTGATCGCCAACGTGTTCCTCACGAACACCAACTCGAAGACCCTCGCGGTCGGCATGTTCGGGCTGGTGGCCGGCGAACGCAACAACAACTTCGGGATCTTCGCGGCGGGCACCCTGCTCACCGCCATCCCGACGGTGCTGGTGTTCCAACTTCTCCAGCGCTACATCGTCAACGGCCTCACGGCCGGGGCGGTCAAGGGCTGAGCCTCCTCGGCTCACCGCTGCGGCAAGGGCGTCGGCGTCCGACGTACACCGGAGCAGTCACGGATCGACCGCCGCGGTCGGGGAACCGGCCGCGGCGGGAGACCCATTTCTCTCCCCGTCCGACCGACGCGAAAGGCGCCACCATGTCCCTGTTGCCGCACCACGACGGCTCCGCCCTGTACGTCCCCGAGCAGGAGCCCGCCCTCGGCGACGTCGTCGACGTCTTCGTCCGGGTGCCGGCCGGCGCCGACGTCCGGCAGGTGCACGTGCGCACCACCGGCGACGGCGAGCCCCGGTTCACCGAGGCGGTCGTCGACCGCACCGACGGCGCCGACGTCTGGTGGCGGGTGCCCGTCGAGGCCCGCAACCCGGTCAGCAACTACCGGTTCATGCTCACCGGCAGCCGCGGCAGCCGCTGGCTGAACGCCGCCGGCGTGGTGGGCCACGACGTGCCCGACAACGGCGACTTCAAGCTGGTCACCCACGCCCCGCCGCCCGCCTGGGCCCGCGACGCGGTGATCTACCAGATCTTCCCGGACCGGTTCGCCCGCTCCGCCGCCGCCGCGGGCCGCGAGGTGCCGGACTGGGCGATCCCGTGCGACTGGGACACCCCGGTGATCGGGCGCGGGCCCGAGACGCCCCGGCAGTTCTACGGCGGCGACCTGGACGGCGTCGCCGAGCGGCTGGACCACCTGGACCGCCTCGGCGTGAACACCGTCTACCTGACCCCGGTCTTCCCGGCCCGCTCCAACCACCGCTACGACGCGGCCAGCTTCGACACCGTCGACCCGCTGCTCGGCGGGGACGCCGCCCTGGCCCGCCTCGCCGACGCCGTACGCGCCCGGGGCTGGCGGCTGCTCGGCGACATCACCAGCAACCACACCGGCGACGCGCACGAGTGGTTCACCAGGGCCGCCTCCGACGTGTCCGCGCCCGAGCGGGAGCTGTACTACTTCGACGAGGTCTCCGGTGACTACGAGTCCTGGAACGGGGTCAAGTCGCTGCCGAAGCTGAACTGGGGCAGCGCCCAGCTGCGCCGGCGCTTCGCCACCGCCGACGACTCGCTGCTGCGCCGCTGGCTGCGCTCCCCGTACGGGCTGGACGGCTGGCGGGTGGACGTGGCGAACATGACCGGGCGGCGGGGCGCGGACGCGTACACGCACGAGGTGGCGGCGCTGCTGCGCGAGGTGGTCGCCCGGACCCGGGCCGACGCCCTGCTGATGGCCGAGCACGGTCACGACCACACCGGCGACCTCGACCGCAACGGCTGGCACGGCACGATGAACTACGTCGGCTTCACCGACCCGGTCTGGTCCTGGCTGCGGCACGGCGACCAGCCCGTACCGAACTTCCTCGGCACGCCGGGCGGGGTGGTGCGCCGGGACGCGGACGCGGTGCTCGCCACCATGGACGCCTACCGCTCGCTGGTCTCCTGGCGGTCGTACACCCACTCGTGGCAGCTGCTCGGGTCGCACGACTCCGCCCGGATCCGCACGGTGGTCGGCGACGCCGCGCGGCAGGAGGTGGCCGCCGGCCTGCTCGCCACCATGCCCGGCACTCCGATGATCTTCGCGGGCGACGAGCTGGGCCTGACGGGCAGCAACGGCGAGGGCTCGCGTACGCCGATGCCGTGGCACCGGCCGGAGAGCTGGGACGCCGTGACGTTCGCCGCGTACCGTGCCCTGGTGGCGCTGCGTCGCGCGGAGCCCGCGCTGCGCCACGGCGGCCTGCGCTGGCTGCGCGCCGACGCGGACACCCTGGTCTTCCTGCGCGAGGCCCCGACCGGCACGGTGCTGGTGCTGGCCCGCCGTGCGGCTGGCGAGCCGCTGCGCCTGACCGGGCTGGGTCCGGCCGAGAACCTGTACGGCGGCGCCCCCGCCCTGCGCCCCGACGCCGACGGCGCGGTCACCCTCCCGGCGGACGGCCCCACCTTCCAGGCATGGCGGCTGCCCTGACCCCCTACCGCCCCGCTACTACAATCCGTCGTTGATGGGGGAGGATGGTGGGCGTGGAAGCTCTGAGACTGATACTTCGCTACGTCCATTTGATCGGTTTCGCCCTGCTGCTCGGCGGCGCGATCGTCCAGTACATCAGCGGGAAGCTGCGGATCAACCCGGCCATGCTCTGGGGGTCCGTGATCATGCTGGCGACCGGGATCGGCCTCTCGGCGCCGCTGCGTGACGGCGACGAGCCGGCCCCCGCGAAACTTGTTACCAAGTTGGTGCTCGCCATACTGATCTTTGTCATGGTCTTCTTTTCCCGGAAGCGCGACGTGGTCAACCGTGGGCACTTCCTGGCAATCGTCGGGTTGACCCTGGTCAACGCGGCGGTGGCCGTCTTCTGGCGGTAACGTCACCGGCAGGGGACGACGCGCAGAACCGGACGTTTCGCGACGCCCCGCCGCGCACCCACCAGCACTGAGAGTGATCTGCCCCACCTAAGGGTTACGTAGGGGTAACAGGCGCTCAACAGTCGTGCACGATTGTCGGCCGGTGGGTGGGCGCGGGCGTACGCTCCCGTCCGTAACGTGGGACGCCGGCGGCGCAGCGCAGGCCGGCTCAAAGGGCTGCCACCGTGCAGGACGCGGTGTGCAATGGGAAGGAGACGTCTTGCGCTCTGTGCGTGGGATGCGGATTGCCTCCGTCTTCGCGATGGGTGGGCTCGTGCTGAGTGCCGCCGCGTGTGGCGAGGCTCCCGAGGAGAACAACAACGCCGGCAGTGGCGACAAGAAGTACAGCGCCTGCATGGTGACCGACGTCGGCGGCATCGACGACAAGTCGTTCAACACCTCCGCCTGGAAGGGCCTGGAGGAGGCGAAGAAGGCCAACGACAAGATCGACATCAAGTACGTCGCGTCGAAGGCCGAGGCGGACTACGAGGTCAACCTGACCCAGTACGTCAACCAGAAGTGCGACTTCATCCTGGCCGTCGGCGGCCTGATGGAGAACGCCACCAAGAAGGTCGCCCAGGCGAACCCGAACCAGCAGTTCGGCATCGTCGACTCCAAGCCGGGCGTGGACAACGTCTACCCGATGCAGTTCGACACCGCCCAGGCCGGCTTCCTCGCCGGTTACCTGGCCGCCGGCATGAGCAAGAGCGGCACGGTGGGCACCTACGGCGGCCTGCCGATCCCGCCGGTCACCATCTTCATGGACGGTTACGCCGACGGCGTCGCGCACTACAACAAGACCAAGAGCAAGAGCGTGAAGGTCGTCGGCTGGGACAAGGCCACCCAGAAGGGCTCCTTCACCAACGACTTCGTCAAGCAGGACGAGGGCAAGAAGGTCAGCGACGCGCTGGTCGCCCAGGGCGCCGACATCATCATGCCGGTCGCCGGCGGCGCGGGCCTCGGCACCACCGGCGCCGCGAAGGCGTCGGGCGGCAAGTACAACACCATCTGGGTGGACGTCGACGGCTGCGAGAGCACCCAGGACTGCGCGGCGATCATCACCACCGTCGAGAAGAACATCCCGGACGCCGTCAAGGAGGCCGTCGTCAAGGCCGCCGGCGGCGAGAAGCTGTCGGCCACCCCGGGCTACCTCGGCAACCTGTCCAACAACGGCGTCGGGCTCGCCCCGTACCACGAGTTCGACGGCAAGGTCCCGGCCGAGCTGAAGGCCGAGATCGACAAGCTGAAGGCGGACATCGCCGCCGGCACCGTCACCGTCACCTCCGCGGCCCAGCCGAAGTGAGGCTCCGCCGGCCGCCCGTGGTGAGACGATCACCCCGGTAGGCCGGCGGGCGGTACAGCACGACGATCCGGCCGCCCCGGCGTCGTGGGGGAATCCACCCCACGGCGCCGGGGCGGCCGATCCGCTCCAACCCGACGACGGCCCCGCGCCGCGAGCGGTCCACCGGCAGCTACGCTGCACCATCGCTTCGCACTCCAGGAGGTTGCGCTGAGACTCGAACTGCGCGGCATCACCAAGCGGTTCGGTGATCTGGTCGCCAACGATCACATCGACCTGACGGTGGAGCCTGGAGAGATCCACGCCCTGCTCGGCGAGAACGGCGCCGGCAAGTCGACCCTGATGAACGTGCTCTACGGGCTCTACCAGCCCGACGAGGGCGAGATCCTGGTCGACGGCGCGCCGCTGAAGCTGCGGGGACCGTCGGACGCGATCGGTGCCGGGATCGGCATGGTGCACCAGCACTTCATGCTGGTGCCCGTCTTCACCGTCACCGAGAACATCATGCTCGGCGCCGAGCAGGTCCGGGGCGGCATCGCCGGCTTCCTGGACCGGCGGCGGGCCCGACGCGAGGTCGCCGAGGTCTCCGAGCGGTACAACCTGCGGGTCGACCCGGACGCGGTGATCGAGGACCTGCCGGTCGGCATCCAGCAGCGGGTGGAGATCGTCAAGGCGCTCACCCGCGACGTCGACCTGCTCATCCTCGACGAGCCGACGGCCGTGCTCACGCCGCAGGAGACGGACGAGCTGCTCACCGTGATGCGGTCGCTCAAGGCCGCCGGCAAGTCGATCGTCTTCATCACCCACAAGCTT is drawn from Micromonospora sp. NBC_01740 and contains these coding sequences:
- a CDS encoding ABC transporter permease subunit, encoding MSTSSSGPGTATQPPGRGPVRSGSPRTSRTARNHAPITLTGLLVKVVLLGLVAGIAVWAAFPLIEAELWVGLAVLLATTAGLFYLYLTPRHIPVKYLIPGTLFLVAFQIIPVLYTASTAFTNFGDGHRGSKDDAIVAIQSGSVTQVPGSVQYPLTVATKGDPATGALVFLVTDPQTNTVSVGDTEGLRPLDAGSVTVAPGGKVTAADGYQILNFGEASTRSKDITDMVVPTSGGALRSSGLSRAYEGKAVRAYDAGCDCIRDSETGKTWTADGKVGSFVAADGETLAQGWQVNVGLRNFADVLTDPAISGPFFSTLIWNFAFALGSTGFTFLLGMGIALALHSPRMRGTNFYRVLLILPYAMPSFAMLLVWRDMFNTDFGLINNLFGLGVDWFGETWSARLAVLLVQLWLGYPYMFLVTTGALQAIPRELTEATSVDGASPFQSFRAVTMPLLLVAISPLLIASFAYNFNNFNAIQFVTEGGPFPADNPTAGATDLLITYTYRLAFGAQGAEYGLAAAVSIFIFAIVATVSAISFSRTRKQEEVYS
- a CDS encoding sugar ABC transporter permease → MSTRTEAPVANRNATGRRNRWFAQVGWRHLVGILAVAFSLFPILFVVSAALNPLGTLSSTELVPTGASLENFTNLFERTAFGRWFLNSLLLAGVASFASIFLSALAAYAFSRMRFAGRRVGLLSLLLIQMFPQFLAIVAIFLIFTKVTELWPVIGFNTPWGLFLLYMGAALGANTWLMKGFFDTLPKELDESATMDGASHAQIFFRIMLPLVAPILAVTGLLAFIGSINEFVIANVFLTNTNSKTLAVGMFGLVAGERNNNFGIFAAGTLLTAIPTVLVFQLLQRYIVNGLTAGAVKG
- a CDS encoding glycoside hydrolase family 13 protein; its protein translation is MSLLPHHDGSALYVPEQEPALGDVVDVFVRVPAGADVRQVHVRTTGDGEPRFTEAVVDRTDGADVWWRVPVEARNPVSNYRFMLTGSRGSRWLNAAGVVGHDVPDNGDFKLVTHAPPPAWARDAVIYQIFPDRFARSAAAAGREVPDWAIPCDWDTPVIGRGPETPRQFYGGDLDGVAERLDHLDRLGVNTVYLTPVFPARSNHRYDAASFDTVDPLLGGDAALARLADAVRARGWRLLGDITSNHTGDAHEWFTRAASDVSAPERELYYFDEVSGDYESWNGVKSLPKLNWGSAQLRRRFATADDSLLRRWLRSPYGLDGWRVDVANMTGRRGADAYTHEVAALLREVVARTRADALLMAEHGHDHTGDLDRNGWHGTMNYVGFTDPVWSWLRHGDQPVPNFLGTPGGVVRRDADAVLATMDAYRSLVSWRSYTHSWQLLGSHDSARIRTVVGDAARQEVAAGLLATMPGTPMIFAGDELGLTGSNGEGSRTPMPWHRPESWDAVTFAAYRALVALRRAEPALRHGGLRWLRADADTLVFLREAPTGTVLVLARRAAGEPLRLTGLGPAENLYGGAPALRPDADGAVTLPADGPTFQAWRLP
- a CDS encoding BMP family lipoprotein — its product is MRIASVFAMGGLVLSAAACGEAPEENNNAGSGDKKYSACMVTDVGGIDDKSFNTSAWKGLEEAKKANDKIDIKYVASKAEADYEVNLTQYVNQKCDFILAVGGLMENATKKVAQANPNQQFGIVDSKPGVDNVYPMQFDTAQAGFLAGYLAAGMSKSGTVGTYGGLPIPPVTIFMDGYADGVAHYNKTKSKSVKVVGWDKATQKGSFTNDFVKQDEGKKVSDALVAQGADIIMPVAGGAGLGTTGAAKASGGKYNTIWVDVDGCESTQDCAAIITTVEKNIPDAVKEAVVKAAGGEKLSATPGYLGNLSNNGVGLAPYHEFDGKVPAELKAEIDKLKADIAAGTVTVTSAAQPK